Proteins co-encoded in one Actinomadura luteofluorescens genomic window:
- the dndB gene encoding DNA sulfur modification protein DndB gives MGSLLSSPSASRTTAGFEYVFPAIRGIQAQREFYVSMCPLRLIPKIFLFDEEELAPEVRAQRVLNKARIPALASYIVSNPTDYVFSALTASVDGEMRFVGIADEGPGMRIGQLHIPMAARFLINDGQHRRAAIEAALTGNPELGDETIAVVFFHDAGLSRSQQMFADLNRHAVRPARSIGVLYDHRDERAKAARLLALKSPIFRNFVEMESSTLSARSRKLFTLSALYYASSSLLQGLELSDADEAASLADEYWTAVDALIPEWDLVRTRKMTAAEVRKQYLHSHGIALHALGRLGNTLLQISTEPDSWRPRLKPLAKIDWSRTNHDWEGRAIVGGRVSKNHSNVVLTVNYLRQKIGMELGPEEASVEATHLRGER, from the coding sequence GTGGGGTCACTCTTGTCTTCGCCATCGGCGAGTAGAACAACAGCAGGGTTCGAGTACGTCTTCCCTGCGATCCGAGGGATCCAGGCACAGCGAGAGTTCTATGTCTCGATGTGTCCGCTCCGCCTGATCCCAAAGATCTTCCTGTTCGACGAGGAGGAGCTGGCGCCCGAGGTGCGGGCACAGCGAGTGCTCAACAAGGCACGCATCCCTGCTCTCGCCTCCTACATCGTCAGCAACCCGACCGACTACGTGTTCTCGGCGCTGACTGCATCGGTGGACGGGGAGATGCGTTTTGTCGGTATTGCCGACGAGGGGCCCGGCATGCGCATCGGGCAGCTCCACATCCCTATGGCTGCCCGCTTCCTCATCAACGATGGCCAGCACCGGCGAGCGGCGATCGAGGCAGCGCTCACTGGGAACCCTGAACTGGGCGATGAGACCATCGCAGTCGTCTTCTTCCATGACGCGGGCCTGTCTCGTAGCCAGCAGATGTTCGCCGACCTCAACCGGCATGCAGTCCGTCCAGCCCGATCTATCGGTGTGCTCTATGACCACCGTGACGAACGCGCCAAAGCAGCCAGGCTGTTGGCACTGAAGTCGCCGATCTTCCGCAACTTCGTGGAGATGGAGAGCAGCACACTGTCAGCTAGATCCCGCAAGTTGTTCACACTCAGTGCCCTCTACTATGCGTCCAGTTCGCTACTGCAAGGGCTTGAGCTGAGTGACGCCGACGAGGCGGCCAGCCTTGCGGACGAGTACTGGACGGCCGTCGATGCGCTCATCCCCGAGTGGGACCTCGTCCGGACGCGGAAGATGACGGCAGCGGAGGTTCGGAAGCAGTACCTGCACAGTCACGGGATCGCGCTGCATGCCCTCGGCCGGCTCGGCAACACTCTTCTGCAGATATCCACAGAACCAGATTCGTGGAGACCCCGGTTGAAGCCATTGGCCAAAATCGACTGGTCCCGAACCAACCACGACTGGGAGGGCCGAGCAATCGTCGGTGGCCGCGTCTCCAAGAACCACTCTAACGTCGTGCTCACAGTCAACTACTTGCGCCAGAAAATCGGCATGGAGCTTGGCCCCGAAGAGGCCAGCGTTGAAGCAACACACTTGCGAGGAGAGCGATGA
- the dndC gene encoding DNA phosphorothioation system sulfurtransferase DndC, translating to MSVPLGIPARRAIPFKERGGLGAVVKGLIEEIQELYLADKVPWVVGYSGGKDSTAVLQLVWLSLQELPEDKRTKPVHVISTDTLVENPIVASWVTQSLATMEKAAEERHLPIKPHRLTPEVKDSFWVGLIGKGYPAPRPKFRWCTERLKIRPSNSFIRNVVREHGETILVLGIRKAESQARARAMTRHEKHRVRDRLSPNGNLPNSLVYSPIEEWTNDEVWTFLMQRPNPWGHNNKDLLTMYQGASSDGECPLVVDNTTPSCGDSRFGCWTCTLVDQDKSMAAMIQNDEEKEWMQPLLDLRNKLDVRNEEGRRDDKHLRDWRKMNGSIQLFNDQVVHGPYTQESRANWLRDLLNAQTWVRQNGPRSVRDIELITMGELHEIRRIWVFEKHEVEDLLPKIYEKETGDKFPGGPLDEQLALAGDEMELLREVCGDDELHFSTARELLAVERKFRTMTRRAGLFEELEKTIRRGYYENKEDAEQSALRIQREKTAPELPLFNEEITNASA from the coding sequence ATGAGCGTCCCTTTGGGCATCCCAGCCCGCCGGGCTATTCCGTTCAAGGAACGGGGAGGGCTTGGCGCTGTCGTCAAGGGGCTGATTGAGGAGATCCAGGAGCTCTACCTAGCCGACAAGGTCCCTTGGGTAGTCGGTTACAGCGGCGGCAAGGACTCTACTGCTGTGCTTCAGCTGGTATGGCTCTCACTTCAGGAGCTACCGGAGGACAAGCGGACCAAACCGGTACACGTGATCTCTACCGACACTCTGGTAGAGAATCCGATTGTCGCCAGCTGGGTCACACAATCCCTAGCTACCATGGAGAAGGCGGCGGAGGAGCGTCATCTTCCGATCAAACCGCACCGTCTCACCCCCGAGGTCAAGGACAGTTTCTGGGTCGGCCTGATCGGGAAGGGATACCCAGCACCGCGCCCGAAGTTCCGTTGGTGCACCGAACGACTCAAGATTCGCCCCTCTAACTCGTTCATTCGCAACGTAGTCCGCGAGCACGGTGAGACGATCCTTGTCCTCGGCATTCGCAAGGCAGAAAGCCAGGCTCGGGCGAGAGCCATGACACGCCATGAGAAGCACCGAGTCCGTGACCGGCTGTCTCCCAACGGGAACCTTCCCAACTCCCTCGTCTACAGTCCAATCGAAGAGTGGACCAACGATGAGGTCTGGACGTTCCTGATGCAGCGTCCCAACCCTTGGGGGCACAACAACAAGGATCTCCTGACCATGTATCAGGGCGCCTCTAGTGATGGAGAGTGTCCGCTAGTGGTGGACAACACCACTCCCTCGTGTGGTGACAGCCGGTTCGGATGCTGGACTTGCACCCTCGTCGACCAGGACAAGTCCATGGCAGCGATGATTCAGAACGACGAGGAGAAGGAGTGGATGCAGCCGCTCCTTGACCTGCGCAACAAGCTAGACGTCCGTAACGAGGAGGGGCGTCGTGACGACAAGCATCTCCGCGACTGGCGGAAGATGAACGGCTCCATCCAGCTGTTCAACGACCAGGTCGTCCACGGCCCTTACACACAGGAATCACGTGCTAACTGGCTACGAGATCTTCTCAACGCCCAGACTTGGGTCCGGCAGAACGGTCCCCGCAGTGTCCGGGATATCGAACTGATCACCATGGGCGAGCTTCATGAGATCCGCCGCATCTGGGTCTTCGAGAAGCACGAGGTGGAAGACCTGCTTCCCAAGATCTATGAGAAGGAGACCGGAGATAAGTTCCCAGGAGGTCCGCTAGACGAGCAGCTCGCTCTTGCAGGCGACGAGATGGAACTGCTTCGCGAAGTCTGTGGTGACGACGAGCTGCACTTTTCTACCGCACGTGAGCTGTTGGCGGTGGAGCGCAAGTTCCGTACGATGACTCGCAGGGCAGGCCTTTTTGAGGAACTAGAGAAGACGATCCGGCGCGGCTACTACGAGAACAAAGAAGACGCCGAACAGAGCGCACTGCGGATCCAGCGCGAGAAGACAGCCCCTGAGTTGCCGTTGTTCAACGAAGAGATCACCAATGCTTCTGCTTAA
- the dndD gene encoding DNA sulfur modification protein DndD, giving the protein MLLLNVTLENYGAYKGKQSLDLTTRPGRPVILIGGLNGCGKTTLLDAIQLALYGARARTSGRGTRTYDDYLRESINRQASPKHARVVVEFSTTVEGRERIYKVVRSWEVKGKSVREFLNVLIDGELDLVVSEQWADYVEDLLPLEASSLFFFDGEKIESLANPDRAASVIASAVQSLFGLSSVERLRNDLLAVQRRQKIPREDREALDKIHQFENQIRECDQLRDQINQRVASMTSGLEVAERRFATIDEAFAKEGGDLYSRRAELESERSQTASQLKSINEVLASTIATGPLPLLLLAPQLSAVREQVERERHASEASQVIEVLSERDSKLLSLLRDLLPPNDLAVAEKHLSADRQERVSVINKTPQVLNFPSESLSQLMSLDEILRQEATRASELIEQAQLHQERLSVLDRQLAGVPDHDVIAVLLRERDSQRDDVTRLRMELGKLKEELDATRRRREQLILDRERAYKGRAAKLAKVEDAERIVAYADKVRGTMEKFGAALLQRHINKLEVAVLKSFQYLMRKSALVRDLRIDTEKFTLTLVGPDDRELDPSRLSAGERQLLAVSLLWGLAKVAGNRLPTVIDTPLGRLDSRHREHLVDRYFPQASHQVLLLSTDEEIDEYLLSKLGPSIAHTYTLIHDDKTFTTSVEKGYWWSGGTVHVA; this is encoded by the coding sequence ATGCTTCTGCTTAACGTCACCCTTGAGAACTACGGCGCCTATAAAGGCAAGCAGTCTCTTGATCTGACGACTCGTCCTGGCCGACCCGTCATCTTGATCGGCGGACTCAACGGTTGCGGAAAGACCACTCTGCTGGACGCAATTCAGCTGGCACTCTACGGTGCACGGGCCCGCACAAGCGGACGCGGTACCCGCACCTATGATGACTACCTCCGCGAGAGCATTAACCGTCAAGCCAGCCCTAAACATGCCAGAGTGGTCGTCGAGTTCTCCACAACGGTAGAAGGACGCGAGCGAATCTATAAGGTCGTGCGTTCTTGGGAGGTCAAGGGCAAGTCCGTCCGCGAATTTCTCAACGTGCTCATCGACGGCGAACTCGATCTAGTTGTGAGTGAGCAGTGGGCTGACTACGTGGAGGACCTCCTACCCCTCGAGGCATCGTCGCTCTTTTTCTTTGACGGCGAGAAGATCGAATCCCTTGCGAATCCAGACCGGGCAGCGTCAGTAATCGCATCAGCCGTGCAGTCATTGTTCGGGCTCAGCTCGGTTGAGCGGCTGCGGAACGACCTGCTCGCCGTGCAGCGTCGCCAGAAGATCCCAAGGGAAGATCGTGAGGCTCTGGACAAGATTCACCAGTTCGAGAACCAAATTAGGGAATGCGACCAGCTGCGTGACCAGATAAACCAACGCGTCGCTTCGATGACCTCCGGGCTTGAAGTGGCAGAGCGGCGCTTCGCTACCATCGATGAGGCTTTTGCTAAGGAAGGTGGCGACCTCTACTCTCGGCGCGCCGAACTGGAATCCGAGCGCTCTCAGACCGCCTCCCAGCTCAAGAGCATCAACGAGGTACTCGCCAGCACTATTGCGACTGGCCCTCTCCCTCTCCTGCTGCTTGCGCCGCAGCTCTCCGCTGTTCGTGAGCAGGTTGAGAGGGAGCGGCATGCGAGCGAAGCGTCGCAAGTCATCGAGGTGCTAAGCGAGCGGGATTCTAAGCTGCTGAGCCTTCTTCGGGATCTCCTCCCCCCGAATGATCTCGCAGTCGCTGAGAAGCACCTAAGCGCTGACCGTCAAGAGCGAGTTTCTGTCATCAACAAGACCCCGCAGGTGCTCAACTTTCCATCCGAGTCACTTTCACAGCTCATGTCCCTGGATGAGATCCTTCGCCAGGAGGCGACACGGGCGAGCGAACTCATTGAACAAGCACAGCTTCACCAGGAACGTCTAAGCGTCCTCGATCGCCAGCTCGCGGGCGTACCCGACCACGACGTGATTGCTGTCCTTCTGCGGGAGCGAGACTCTCAGCGCGACGATGTTACTCGGCTCAGAATGGAGCTCGGTAAACTCAAAGAAGAGCTGGATGCTACGCGACGCCGACGCGAGCAGCTCATACTTGACCGTGAGCGTGCCTACAAGGGACGAGCCGCAAAGCTTGCCAAGGTAGAGGACGCGGAGCGTATTGTTGCATATGCGGACAAGGTGAGGGGCACCATGGAGAAATTTGGTGCCGCACTCCTGCAACGCCATATCAACAAGCTGGAGGTTGCCGTCCTGAAGAGCTTCCAGTACCTCATGCGTAAATCCGCTCTCGTCCGCGATCTCCGCATCGATACCGAGAAATTCACACTCACCTTGGTCGGGCCCGATGACCGGGAGCTGGATCCTTCGCGCCTCAGCGCCGGCGAGCGTCAGCTCCTGGCTGTTTCGCTACTCTGGGGGCTCGCGAAGGTCGCTGGCAATCGTCTGCCCACTGTGATCGACACTCCTCTTGGTCGGCTCGACAGCCGCCATCGCGAACACCTGGTGGACCGCTATTTCCCGCAGGCCAGTCACCAGGTGCTGCTGCTTTCCACAGATGAGGAAATCGACGAATACCTGCTGAGCAAGCTAGGGCCGTCGATCGCTCACACCTACACGCTCATCCACGATGATAAGACGTTCACTACGTCGGTCGAAAAGGGATACTGGTGGAGCGGAGGTACGGTGCATGTCGCTTGA
- the dndE gene encoding DNA sulfur modification protein DndE codes for MSLDNVRLSQPAKDQLIRLKRITGIKNWNTLCRWALALSLRDPSPPLVRDINTDSSVEMTWKTFAGSYGDIYLALLKHQCLADGREPTEENLSHILTVHVHRGIGHLAGRRDLKSVADLISLAAL; via the coding sequence ATGTCGCTTGATAACGTTCGGCTCTCCCAGCCCGCAAAAGACCAGCTGATCAGACTCAAGCGGATAACCGGTATTAAGAACTGGAACACTCTGTGTCGTTGGGCGCTTGCGCTCTCCCTCCGGGACCCATCCCCACCGCTAGTTCGCGACATCAATACCGACTCCAGTGTGGAAATGACCTGGAAGACCTTCGCTGGCTCCTACGGGGACATCTACCTGGCCCTTCTTAAACACCAATGCCTTGCCGACGGCCGTGAGCCCACCGAGGAGAACCTCTCCCATATCCTGACCGTTCATGTCCACCGCGGCATCGGCCATCTAGCAGGTCGCCGAGACCTCAAATCTGTTGCTGACCTGATATCTCTCGCGGCACTTTGA
- a CDS encoding DEAD/DEAH box helicase family protein — protein sequence MDPSDLEAIERGYRLRSDQIAKRLLAELEPESITALNECARSRFELVTWLVAQNHLDFKIANVTHSANQGIYHEKIGLFRDDWRNEVAFSGSSNESISGISLNFESFNVFRSWVSKDIERLQEHREDFEDLWSDRTPGLEVIELPEAVKKRLIELAPDELPREIIPHRRLPPHPGTEVTIGDELYGFPVRPSSVVLYEHQREALRAWIDAGSQGVLSMATGTGKTLTALSGMSAMAAALRQADRPLFVLIVAPYKILVRQWATQAGNFGADSLLCYDSASKWVEQLSERLRAIRQGFAPFALAITTTATFSGPWMKEAMQQAPKDFLVIADEVHNLGSDTALKALPDNASMRIGLSATPDRHLDPQGTKGIKEYFGETVFNFSLKNALSGGFLSKYYYRPVLVNFTLEEAEKYVLVCRKIARLLGTNDPTLENLPNGPLKTLLFERARLIGGAQNKISALRTAIAPYRKDANSLIYCSDASLGIDGSAPQRQLDAVVRMLGGELGMHVHSYTSDEDESTRITLEQRFKNRDLQALVAIRCLDEGVDLPSVRRAFILASSTNPRQFIQRRGRVLRNAPGKEYAEIFDFAVVPPEDSDPSLFSLERRLFKRELQRMSEFAEHAMNGQQAFSSLLDLQKRYHLLDI from the coding sequence TTGGACCCTAGCGATCTAGAGGCAATCGAACGTGGCTACCGATTGCGAAGTGACCAAATTGCGAAGCGCCTGCTGGCAGAGCTTGAACCAGAATCGATAACCGCTCTAAATGAGTGTGCGCGCAGTCGGTTCGAATTGGTGACGTGGCTTGTCGCTCAAAACCATCTCGACTTCAAAATAGCAAACGTTACTCACTCGGCGAATCAGGGTATCTATCATGAAAAGATTGGCCTTTTTAGAGACGATTGGAGAAATGAAGTCGCATTCTCGGGGTCGAGCAATGAGTCGATCTCAGGAATCTCTCTCAATTTTGAATCCTTCAACGTCTTCAGGTCCTGGGTCTCCAAGGACATTGAACGTCTACAGGAGCATCGAGAAGATTTTGAAGATCTCTGGTCAGATCGAACACCGGGGCTGGAGGTAATTGAGCTTCCTGAAGCAGTTAAAAAGCGTCTTATCGAGCTTGCTCCCGATGAACTGCCCCGCGAAATTATTCCACATCGTAGACTGCCGCCTCATCCGGGCACAGAAGTCACGATTGGGGATGAACTTTACGGATTCCCCGTTCGCCCTTCGTCGGTGGTGCTTTACGAGCACCAGCGCGAAGCCTTGAGGGCGTGGATTGATGCTGGTTCCCAAGGCGTTCTTTCAATGGCAACAGGTACCGGAAAGACCCTGACGGCGCTCTCTGGGATGTCGGCCATGGCAGCTGCACTCAGGCAAGCGGATCGCCCGCTTTTTGTATTGATTGTTGCCCCTTATAAGATACTAGTTCGCCAATGGGCTACCCAAGCAGGAAACTTTGGCGCCGATTCTTTGTTGTGCTACGACTCCGCGTCGAAGTGGGTTGAACAGCTATCCGAGAGACTGCGTGCCATTCGACAAGGTTTCGCACCTTTTGCGCTCGCTATCACAACCACTGCCACGTTCAGCGGACCCTGGATGAAAGAGGCAATGCAGCAGGCACCTAAAGACTTTTTGGTCATCGCCGATGAGGTCCATAATCTTGGGAGCGATACTGCGCTCAAGGCCCTCCCAGATAATGCGTCAATGCGCATTGGCTTGAGTGCGACCCCGGACAGACATCTCGATCCCCAAGGCACTAAAGGAATAAAAGAATACTTCGGTGAAACGGTCTTTAATTTCTCTCTTAAGAACGCACTTTCCGGTGGCTTTCTGAGTAAATACTACTATCGTCCAGTGCTTGTCAATTTCACTCTAGAAGAAGCTGAGAAGTACGTGCTCGTATGTAGAAAGATCGCGAGGCTTCTCGGCACTAACGACCCAACCCTTGAAAATTTGCCAAACGGTCCACTTAAAACCCTCCTATTTGAACGAGCTCGTCTCATCGGGGGAGCGCAGAACAAGATCAGCGCACTCCGTACCGCTATCGCGCCCTATCGGAAGGATGCCAATAGCCTTATATATTGTAGTGATGCGAGCCTAGGTATAGATGGCTCAGCCCCTCAGCGGCAGCTCGATGCAGTCGTGCGGATGCTTGGGGGCGAGCTAGGCATGCACGTGCACTCGTATACGAGTGACGAAGATGAATCAACTCGAATTACACTCGAACAGAGATTCAAGAATAGAGATCTCCAGGCGTTGGTCGCCATCCGATGCTTGGATGAGGGAGTAGATCTGCCATCCGTCCGACGGGCCTTCATACTCGCCAGCAGTACAAATCCACGCCAGTTTATCCAGCGCAGAGGCCGAGTCCTGCGGAATGCTCCTGGTAAAGAATACGCTGAAATTTTTGATTTTGCCGTAGTCCCGCCGGAAGATTCCGATCCTTCGCTTTTTTCTCTCGAGCGTCGACTTTTTAAGCGCGAGCTGCAGAGAATGAGTGAGTTTGCTGAGCACGCGATGAATGGCCAACAAGCCTTTAGTAGTTTGCTCGATCTCCAGAAGCGTTATCACCTACTCGATATATAA
- a CDS encoding AAA family ATPase, which translates to MKLRKLELKNFRQFQGTTELEFASDETHNVTLVFGANGSGKTTLLNSLTWVLYGELSRDFLFHDRLINEQTWAEARVGETVAAEVRLVFEHEDAEYTLVRGVTAQKSTLESKQTSPATSVHLNVIDSSGRSREIKAPDDFVNSLLPKKLHHFFFLNGERFEHLHSDNAYEDIESAIKTLLGIEIIERAIRHLPEVERTLREEHSAIGGADVQALNSDIFQAEATIESALKAIEGIEKEQEARDERIEAIDGRLRELDATKELQRRRDSAEVARKKAVSDIERARDHLASEIADLGFMAFIRPLVSRTLGVYEDLRVKGEVPRRIKSQFIDDLLDAGKCICGTDLSTDGPCRESVLQWKDRAGLPGVDESWLDLCARVKAMPGDIERLAGRLDSLDELIIRARVARDQADEELSAVSAKLESVGEEDIAELESKRRKLVHEKKQWDEQIGVHRKEISASEETIAARKKALEKAAADNKKAAVAKRRVDVVEAVLELLVDLRTLRVEEVRRELDARIRDTFEGIIYQDYTTTLTEHFKLVLQKTVDGRRIPVARSTGQGQILVLAFVGALAAMARERAVTKPKSPTQMLNLPSGGIFPFVSDAVFGTLEDTYRKEIASVLPRLAPQVVIFVSKAQGLGVVENELRPRVGHEYIIQTQTPKQSAKPERIDLGGRSFSFVDVRPGESELSKLVAVRGDDDE; encoded by the coding sequence ATGAAGCTACGGAAGCTAGAACTCAAGAATTTTCGGCAGTTCCAAGGAACGACTGAGCTTGAGTTTGCGAGCGACGAGACCCATAATGTGACGCTGGTTTTCGGCGCCAACGGATCTGGTAAGACAACTTTGCTCAACTCGCTGACTTGGGTCCTTTATGGTGAGCTCAGTCGCGATTTCCTGTTCCACGACCGGCTCATTAACGAACAGACATGGGCCGAAGCCCGAGTTGGGGAGACCGTAGCTGCGGAAGTTCGACTCGTGTTCGAGCACGAAGATGCTGAATACACACTAGTACGCGGCGTCACTGCACAAAAATCAACGCTCGAAAGCAAGCAGACCTCTCCTGCCACGTCTGTCCACCTGAACGTTATCGACAGTTCGGGGAGAAGCCGAGAGATCAAAGCTCCTGACGACTTTGTCAATAGCCTACTTCCTAAGAAACTCCATCACTTCTTTTTCCTAAATGGAGAGCGCTTCGAGCACCTTCATAGCGATAACGCTTACGAGGACATTGAATCTGCGATAAAGACACTTCTCGGAATCGAGATCATTGAGCGCGCGATTCGCCATCTTCCTGAGGTGGAACGCACTCTTCGTGAAGAGCATTCGGCTATAGGTGGAGCCGATGTGCAAGCCCTCAACAGCGACATTTTCCAAGCGGAAGCTACGATCGAATCGGCCCTCAAAGCGATTGAAGGTATTGAAAAGGAGCAGGAAGCGCGCGACGAACGTATCGAGGCCATCGACGGCCGCCTTCGCGAACTGGACGCGACCAAGGAGCTTCAAAGGCGACGCGATTCCGCCGAAGTGGCTCGGAAGAAGGCCGTTTCTGATATCGAGCGCGCGAGGGACCACCTAGCGTCCGAGATTGCTGACCTGGGTTTTATGGCCTTCATTCGGCCTCTTGTTTCACGAACGCTTGGTGTTTATGAGGATCTACGGGTTAAGGGAGAGGTTCCTCGAAGGATCAAGTCGCAGTTTATCGATGACCTTCTAGATGCCGGCAAGTGTATATGTGGTACTGATCTATCCACAGACGGACCCTGCAGGGAGTCGGTACTTCAATGGAAGGATCGTGCAGGGCTACCTGGAGTCGATGAAAGCTGGTTGGATCTCTGCGCGCGAGTGAAGGCAATGCCAGGAGACATTGAACGGCTAGCTGGACGGCTCGATAGTCTTGACGAATTGATCATACGCGCGCGCGTGGCAAGGGATCAGGCGGACGAGGAGCTGTCCGCTGTCTCCGCCAAACTGGAGAGCGTTGGCGAGGAGGACATCGCTGAGCTGGAAAGTAAGCGGCGTAAGTTGGTGCACGAGAAGAAGCAGTGGGACGAGCAGATTGGAGTTCACCGCAAGGAGATCTCTGCTTCTGAGGAGACCATTGCGGCCCGCAAGAAGGCTCTCGAAAAAGCGGCTGCAGATAACAAGAAGGCGGCTGTCGCGAAGCGGCGCGTTGATGTGGTCGAGGCGGTGCTAGAACTTCTGGTGGATTTGAGAACCCTGCGGGTAGAGGAAGTACGTAGGGAACTCGACGCTAGGATCAGAGATACCTTCGAGGGTATCATCTATCAAGATTACACAACGACACTTACGGAACATTTTAAACTTGTCCTACAGAAGACTGTTGACGGCCGACGTATTCCCGTCGCCCGGAGCACCGGACAAGGTCAGATTCTCGTTCTCGCCTTTGTTGGGGCGCTTGCCGCAATGGCCCGTGAGCGGGCTGTAACCAAACCAAAATCGCCCACACAGATGCTCAACCTTCCCTCTGGAGGGATCTTTCCATTCGTTAGTGATGCCGTTTTTGGAACTCTGGAGGATACCTACCGAAAGGAAATCGCTTCAGTACTTCCGCGCCTCGCCCCTCAAGTCGTCATATTCGTTAGCAAGGCTCAAGGGCTCGGGGTCGTCGAGAATGAGCTGCGTCCGAGGGTTGGGCACGAGTATATTATTCAAACACAGACTCCTAAGCAGTCTGCGAAGCCAGAAAGAATTGATCTCGGAGGACGGTCTTTCTCTTTCGTGGACGTGCGGCCGGGTGAATCCGAACTTTCCAAGCTTGTTGCTGTGAGGGGTGACGACGATGAGTGA
- a CDS encoding DNA phosphorothioation-associated protein 4 — MSDESGYAVKAGVRDVRAPAERLELIERLTEHDRPFPSMRDVLVFAAAVGWSQGRSESFEKSIRDRIRWSTMTNRTGTEDLINMIAVAETSDANILSPDRFGERIRIFEEYANGGLIFIENLIASQPHRDLITLLAELVRTGLDEGSEDDLDSYLPDEVSRLAKELL, encoded by the coding sequence ATGAGTGATGAATCTGGCTATGCGGTTAAAGCTGGCGTCCGCGATGTCCGAGCACCAGCTGAGCGGCTTGAGCTAATAGAACGTCTGACTGAGCACGACCGACCCTTTCCATCAATGAGGGATGTGCTGGTCTTTGCTGCAGCTGTGGGATGGTCTCAGGGTCGAAGTGAATCATTCGAGAAAAGCATAAGAGACAGAATCCGTTGGAGTACAATGACGAATCGGACCGGTACAGAGGACCTGATTAACATGATCGCCGTGGCGGAGACGAGTGATGCCAATATTCTGTCTCCAGATCGTTTCGGCGAACGTATACGGATCTTTGAAGAGTATGCCAACGGCGGGCTTATCTTTATTGAGAATTTGATTGCCAGCCAGCCTCATCGTGATCTCATAACTCTACTTGCAGAGCTGGTCAGAACTGGGCTCGATGAGGGCTCAGAGGATGACCTCGATTCGTACCTTCCGGATGAGGTTTCCCGTTTGGCGAAAGAACTCCTTTAG
- a CDS encoding class I SAM-dependent methyltransferase — protein MYDFAVQNRALSRLGARVLWHYDITHLHELIAAQDPAALTLDIPCGGGLAIRDNPRHVAADLSRTMLKRARRKTTTLVQADIYNLPFPTDTFDACLTYNGLHCLEDPPSALHELTRVLRPGGTLQGTTLVRAAGRDPLINLFRRQGAFGNPGTRTDLRTWLETAPLTNITLTASGAVTAFTARKSGTHHSPASAKVV, from the coding sequence CTGTACGACTTCGCCGTCCAGAACCGCGCCCTCTCCCGCCTGGGAGCCCGCGTCCTCTGGCACTACGACATCACCCACCTGCACGAACTCATCGCCGCCCAGGACCCCGCGGCCCTAACCCTGGACATCCCCTGCGGCGGCGGCCTGGCCATACGTGACAACCCCCGCCACGTAGCAGCCGACCTCTCCCGAACCATGCTCAAGAGGGCCCGCCGCAAGACGACAACCCTCGTCCAGGCGGATATCTACAACCTCCCCTTCCCCACCGACACCTTCGACGCCTGCCTCACCTACAACGGCCTGCACTGCCTGGAAGACCCACCGTCAGCCCTCCACGAACTGACCCGAGTCCTACGCCCAGGCGGCACCCTCCAAGGCACAACCCTCGTCAGGGCCGCCGGCCGAGACCCCTTGATCAACCTGTTCCGCCGCCAGGGCGCCTTCGGCAACCCAGGCACCAGAACCGACCTCCGAACCTGGCTGGAGACGGCCCCCCTGACGAACATCACCCTCACCGCCTCCGGCGCAGTGACCGCCTTCACAGCCCGAAAATCAGGGACGCACCACTCCCCAGCATCCGCTAAAGTGGTCTAG